Proteins from one Acidiphilium multivorum AIU301 genomic window:
- the rnr gene encoding ribonuclease R → MTRKPVRRSAELPTEAVLREFIAEAGTRLRKGDIARAFGLGPDQKPALRAMLRNLERDGMLVRAGGRQVRAAEALPERCVVEITGTDRDGDPLARPVGWDRQGKPPIIFMLPEKRGHAALAPGARVLARLRRIDDDRYEGRTVRRLDEEPASIIGVFRAEGEGGWIEPVDRKSRAEWKVPPGETAGAESGDVVRAMPLPAFGYGPKPARIAEHLGRMGDARSISLIAIAALGIPADFPETAIDEAKRARGVRPGRRTDLREVPLVTIDGADARDFDDAVFAEPAGPGHRIVVAIADVAHYVRPGSALDREALKRGNSVYFPDRVVPMLPEALSNGWCSLRPGEDRGCLFVEMIVDAEGRKLSHKFGRGLMRSFARLTYEEVQGAFESGWEADLPDGTIGHLYAAYRTLLAARQARGTLDLDLPERKITLDEAGRVTDVAPRPRLDSHRLIEEFMILANVAAAEELERLRQPCMYRVHAPPSPEKLDSLRNLLATLEISLKPGDQLHPRDLDHVLRLVAGSDAAPLVNEAVLRSQSQAEYAPENIGHFGLALNSYAHFTSPIRRYADLLVHRALIAGLKLGTDGLRPEHADGFETIAAAITSTERRATDAERQSADRYLAAYLADRIGEDFSARVSGVTRFGLFVTLDATGASGFVPMALLPDDFWHFDEADGTLSGTRSRVVFRLADPVLVRLREAKPLTGGLLFSLIEGGSAPGEGGGQHRRLPARKGGRKPGRAPARHKRSRR, encoded by the coding sequence ATGACCCGGAAGCCCGTCCGCCGATCCGCCGAACTGCCGACCGAGGCTGTGTTGCGCGAGTTCATCGCCGAAGCCGGAACCCGGCTGCGCAAGGGCGACATTGCCCGCGCCTTCGGCCTCGGCCCCGACCAGAAACCGGCGCTGCGGGCGATGCTGCGGAATCTCGAACGCGATGGCATGCTGGTCCGCGCCGGCGGGCGGCAGGTGCGCGCGGCCGAGGCGCTGCCGGAACGCTGCGTCGTCGAGATCACCGGCACCGATCGTGACGGCGACCCGCTTGCCCGGCCGGTCGGCTGGGACCGGCAGGGCAAGCCGCCGATCATCTTCATGCTGCCCGAAAAGCGCGGCCACGCTGCGCTCGCGCCCGGCGCGCGGGTGCTGGCCCGGCTGCGACGGATCGACGACGACCGTTACGAAGGCCGCACGGTCCGGCGGCTCGACGAGGAGCCGGCCAGCATCATCGGCGTGTTCCGCGCCGAGGGAGAGGGCGGCTGGATCGAGCCGGTGGACCGCAAGAGCCGCGCCGAATGGAAGGTGCCGCCGGGCGAAACCGCCGGTGCCGAAAGCGGCGACGTGGTGCGCGCCATGCCCTTGCCGGCCTTCGGCTACGGGCCGAAGCCGGCGCGGATCGCCGAGCATCTCGGCCGGATGGGCGATGCGCGCTCGATCAGCCTGATCGCCATCGCGGCACTGGGGATTCCGGCCGACTTCCCGGAGACCGCGATCGACGAGGCGAAGCGCGCCCGCGGCGTCCGCCCCGGCCGGCGGACCGATCTGCGCGAAGTGCCGCTGGTGACGATCGACGGCGCCGATGCGCGCGACTTCGATGACGCCGTCTTCGCCGAACCCGCTGGGCCGGGGCATCGCATCGTCGTCGCCATCGCCGATGTCGCGCATTACGTGCGCCCCGGCTCGGCGCTCGACCGCGAGGCGCTGAAGCGCGGCAACTCGGTCTATTTCCCCGACCGCGTGGTGCCGATGCTGCCCGAGGCGCTCTCCAACGGCTGGTGCAGCCTGCGGCCGGGCGAGGACAGGGGATGCCTGTTCGTCGAGATGATCGTCGACGCCGAGGGCCGCAAGCTGAGCCACAAATTCGGCCGCGGCCTGATGCGCAGCTTCGCCCGCCTCACCTACGAGGAGGTGCAGGGCGCCTTCGAGTCCGGCTGGGAAGCCGATCTGCCGGACGGGACGATCGGCCATCTCTACGCCGCCTATCGCACGCTGCTGGCGGCGCGGCAGGCCCGCGGCACGCTCGATCTCGACCTGCCGGAGCGCAAGATCACGCTCGACGAGGCTGGCCGGGTGACGGACGTGGCGCCGCGCCCGCGGCTCGACAGCCACCGGCTGATCGAGGAGTTCATGATCCTCGCCAATGTCGCGGCGGCGGAGGAGCTGGAACGGCTGCGCCAGCCGTGCATGTATCGCGTGCACGCCCCGCCCTCGCCGGAAAAGCTCGATTCGCTGCGCAATCTGCTGGCGACGCTCGAGATTTCGCTCAAGCCCGGCGACCAGCTCCACCCGCGCGACCTTGATCATGTGCTGCGCCTTGTCGCCGGTAGCGATGCGGCGCCGCTGGTGAACGAGGCGGTGCTGCGCAGCCAGAGCCAGGCGGAATACGCGCCGGAGAATATCGGCCATTTCGGCCTGGCGCTGAACAGCTACGCGCATTTCACCTCGCCGATCCGCCGCTATGCCGATCTTCTGGTCCATCGCGCGCTCATCGCCGGGCTGAAGCTCGGCACCGACGGGCTGCGTCCCGAACACGCCGACGGATTCGAAACCATCGCGGCGGCGATCACCTCGACCGAGCGCCGCGCCACCGATGCCGAGCGGCAATCGGCCGACCGCTATCTTGCCGCCTATCTGGCCGACCGGATCGGCGAGGATTTCAGCGCGCGGGTCAGCGGGGTGACGCGGTTCGGCCTGTTCGTCACGCTCGATGCGACCGGCGCGTCCGGTTTCGTGCCGATGGCGCTGCTGCCCGACGATTTCTGGCATTTCGACGAGGCCGATGGCACGCTGTCCGGCACCCGCTCGCGCGTGGTGTTCCGCCTGGCCGATCCGGTGCTGGTGCGGCTGCGCGAGGCGAAGCCGTTGACCGGCGGGCTGCTGTTCTCCCTGATCGAGGGCGGCAGCGCGCCGGGCGAGGGCGGTGGACAACATCGCCGGTTGCCGGCCCGCAAGGGCGGCAGGAAGCCGGGCCGCGCGCCCGCCAGGCACAAGCGCAGCCGCCGATGA
- a CDS encoding S41 family peptidase: MARSLARRSRAHRARRPALVRPIRRIVTVLCVMLPICGAQAGQRGFDSTHAAAVWGAALAFMAPRTLQPLGIPRMAVWGLSGITALDSDLTVQEQSGKLLLFGPNRVIFATLAPPVGDAAKWGVACAAVAAHAFAASPTIERAGTGGMIRSFFDELFNHFDPYSRYVAPREAATERALRLGLGGIGMTLARHDRIVTITGVTPSSPADRAGIAPGMQLLAIDGRDAAAQPVAQLQQELAGPIGSMIDLTIRPGHSLPQTITLARALVPTQSVTGQIDDGIAHIRVLGFDHGTARQFAAVLAQLVQAQPAPKGIVIDLRGNRGGVLRQSVLSLDTLLSQGTIIHTIGRDPAANKVWHAEGADIAHGLPVVVLVDGGTASAAEVFSAAIADNDRGVVLGSATLGKGLVQSVTELPGGGELFVTWSRMIAPRGWPLQSLGVFPQVCTSLGTDQLAKQINALRHGVDLLAKPLAETRAARAPMPLAEVLALREACPAAIGGNGYERAAAALIDHPAAYRAALIRPLLPHARAGG, from the coding sequence ATGGCCCGTTCGCTCGCTCGCCGTTCCCGGGCGCACCGCGCCCGCCGGCCGGCGCTCGTGCGGCCGATCCGCCGGATTGTCACAGTGCTGTGCGTGATGCTGCCGATCTGCGGCGCCCAGGCGGGCCAGCGTGGCTTCGACTCGACTCACGCCGCCGCCGTCTGGGGCGCTGCCCTCGCCTTCATGGCGCCCCGCACGTTGCAGCCGCTCGGCATTCCGCGCATGGCGGTATGGGGATTGTCCGGCATTACCGCGCTGGACTCCGATCTCACCGTGCAGGAACAATCGGGAAAGTTGCTGCTCTTCGGACCCAATCGGGTGATTTTCGCAACCTTGGCGCCGCCGGTCGGCGACGCGGCGAAATGGGGCGTGGCCTGCGCTGCTGTCGCCGCGCATGCCTTCGCGGCTTCGCCCACGATCGAGCGCGCCGGCACCGGCGGCATGATCCGCAGCTTCTTCGACGAGCTGTTCAATCATTTCGACCCTTATTCCCGCTATGTCGCGCCGCGCGAGGCCGCGACGGAGCGCGCGCTGCGGCTGGGCCTTGGCGGAATCGGCATGACCCTGGCGCGGCACGACCGCATCGTGACGATCACCGGCGTCACGCCGTCGAGCCCGGCCGACCGGGCCGGGATCGCGCCGGGCATGCAGCTTCTGGCGATCGACGGGCGGGATGCCGCCGCGCAACCGGTCGCCCAGCTGCAACAGGAACTTGCCGGCCCGATCGGCAGCATGATCGATCTGACGATCCGGCCCGGGCACAGCCTGCCGCAGACGATCACCCTGGCCCGGGCCCTGGTGCCGACGCAGAGCGTCACCGGGCAGATCGACGATGGCATCGCCCATATCCGCGTTCTCGGCTTCGACCACGGCACGGCGCGGCAGTTCGCCGCGGTTCTCGCGCAACTCGTGCAGGCGCAGCCCGCCCCGAAGGGAATCGTGATCGATCTCCGCGGCAATCGCGGCGGTGTCCTGCGGCAGTCGGTGCTCAGCCTCGACACGCTGCTCTCGCAAGGCACGATCATCCACACGATCGGCCGCGATCCGGCGGCCAACAAGGTATGGCATGCCGAGGGGGCCGATATCGCGCACGGCCTGCCGGTGGTCGTGCTGGTCGATGGCGGCACCGCGAGCGCCGCCGAGGTGTTCTCGGCCGCAATCGCCGACAACGACCGCGGCGTCGTTCTCGGCAGTGCGACACTCGGCAAGGGGCTGGTGCAGAGCGTCACCGAACTTCCGGGCGGGGGCGAGCTGTTCGTCACTTGGAGCAGGATGATCGCCCCACGCGGCTGGCCGCTGCAAAGTCTTGGCGTGTTTCCGCAGGTCTGCACCAGCCTTGGCACCGACCAGCTCGCGAAGCAGATCAACGCGCTGCGGCATGGCGTCGACCTGCTGGCGAAGCCGCTGGCCGAAACCCGTGCGGCCAGGGCGCCGATGCCGCTCGCCGAGGTGCTGGCCCTGCGAGAGGCCTGCCCGGCCGCGATCGGCGGCAACGGCTACGAACGGGCGGCGGCCGCGCTGATCGATCATCCGGCCGCGTATCGCGCCGCCCTGATCCGCCCGCTGCTCCCGCATGCCCGGGCCGGGGGTTGA
- the rpmG gene encoding 50S ribosomal protein L33 produces MAKTNTVQIKLVSTADTGFFYVTKKNAKAQTGKLEFRKYDPVARKHVTFKEAKIK; encoded by the coding sequence ATGGCCAAGACGAACACTGTTCAGATCAAACTGGTTTCCACCGCCGACACCGGCTTCTTCTACGTGACGAAGAAGAACGCGAAGGCGCAGACGGGCAAGCTCGAATTCCGGAAATACGATCCGGTCGCGCGCAAGCACGTGACCTTCAAGGAAGCCAAGATCAAGTAA
- the lpxB gene encoding lipid-A-disaccharide synthase, translating to MTLVYVVAGEASGDVLGARLIAAMRARAGGIEVAGIGGARMAEQGVASLFPMQELALMGLAEVLPKLFRLRRRLEQTEADIAARRPDIVVTIDSPGFTLRLLRRIVPLGLRRVHYVAPQVWAWRQGRVKHFPGLWDRLLCLLPFEPDFFAPHGLNPVFVGHPVLESGADAGDPARFRARFGLAESARSLILMPGSRRTETARLMPVFGATVERLRPRFPDLVPVLAAAPALAGELQAQAAAWPRPPLIVTNVAERYDAFAGAEAALTKSGTSTLELALAGVPMAVTYRVNPISAMLARRLIKVPHVAMINLLAGQELVPELLQDACTPERLSAEIASLLGDPERAAAQRAGFSAALSTLAIAGSASPSEAAATAVLDLL from the coding sequence ATGACGCTGGTTTATGTCGTCGCCGGTGAAGCAAGCGGCGACGTGCTGGGGGCGCGGCTGATCGCGGCCATGCGCGCGCGGGCCGGCGGCATCGAAGTTGCCGGCATCGGCGGCGCGAGGATGGCCGAACAGGGTGTTGCCTCGCTGTTCCCGATGCAGGAACTGGCGCTCATGGGCCTCGCGGAAGTCCTGCCCAAGCTCTTCCGGCTGCGCCGCCGGCTCGAGCAGACGGAAGCGGACATTGCCGCGAGGCGGCCGGACATCGTCGTGACCATCGACAGTCCGGGCTTCACGCTCCGCCTGCTCCGGCGAATTGTCCCGCTCGGACTCCGCCGCGTGCATTACGTCGCCCCCCAAGTCTGGGCCTGGCGACAGGGGCGGGTAAAGCACTTCCCCGGCCTGTGGGACCGGCTGCTCTGCCTCCTGCCCTTCGAGCCGGATTTCTTTGCACCGCATGGGCTGAACCCGGTCTTTGTCGGCCATCCGGTGCTGGAATCGGGTGCCGATGCCGGCGATCCTGCGCGCTTCCGTGCCCGGTTCGGCCTGGCGGAGTCAGCGCGTTCCCTGATCCTGATGCCTGGCAGCCGCCGCACGGAAACGGCCCGGCTGATGCCGGTTTTCGGCGCGACGGTGGAACGCCTCCGCCCACGATTTCCGGATCTCGTGCCGGTGCTGGCCGCGGCGCCGGCACTCGCCGGCGAGTTGCAGGCGCAGGCGGCCGCCTGGCCGCGCCCGCCGCTGATCGTCACCAATGTGGCCGAGCGGTATGACGCCTTCGCCGGCGCCGAAGCCGCGCTGACGAAATCCGGCACCTCTACGCTGGAACTGGCTCTGGCCGGCGTGCCGATGGCGGTCACCTACCGGGTCAATCCGATCAGCGCGATGCTGGCCCGGCGGCTGATCAAGGTGCCGCACGTCGCCATGATCAACCTGCTCGCCGGGCAAGAACTGGTGCCGGAACTGTTGCAGGATGCCTGCACGCCGGAGCGCCTCTCCGCCGAAATCGCCTCGCTGCTCGGCGACCCTGAGCGGGCTGCAGCGCAACGGGCCGGCTTCAGCGCTGCCCTATCCACGCTCGCCATCGCGGGATCGGCGTCTCCCAGCGAAGCCGCGGCAACGGCCGTGCTCGACCTGCTGTGA
- a CDS encoding carbon-nitrogen hydrolase family protein, which yields MIMRVALSPFLIHRPTGLDDFLDRVDRLADEAKSGGADLLVLPEYASMALAGAFVAAPDVAAELDAVVSRADTLVEGFRAIARTHRLLLLPGSVPMRGADGNIRNRAPLIDGDGRIAFQDKRVMTRFESERWGITPGGPPSVFETDFGRLGIAICYDSEFPLLVRAQALAGADTILIPACTDSLHGFNRVRLSARARALENQCFTAVAPTTGMAPWSAAVDENRGYACVFGPVDRGFPEDGLLARGALDAADLLFATLDPARLAATRDDPAVRNRTDWPDDPAPARIVRLT from the coding sequence ATGATCATGCGGGTTGCTCTCTCCCCCTTCCTGATCCACCGCCCGACCGGGCTGGACGATTTTCTCGATCGGGTGGATCGCCTCGCAGATGAGGCGAAATCCGGCGGCGCCGACCTGCTCGTCCTGCCGGAATATGCCTCGATGGCGCTCGCCGGCGCTTTTGTCGCCGCGCCGGACGTCGCCGCCGAACTCGACGCCGTGGTCAGTCGCGCCGATACCCTGGTGGAGGGTTTCCGCGCCATTGCCCGCACCCACCGCCTGCTGCTGCTGCCCGGCTCGGTGCCGATGCGCGGCGCCGATGGCAATATCCGCAACAGGGCGCCGCTGATCGACGGGGACGGCCGTATCGCCTTCCAGGACAAGCGGGTGATGACGCGCTTCGAATCCGAGCGCTGGGGCATCACGCCGGGCGGGCCCCCTTCGGTGTTCGAAACCGATTTCGGCCGGCTTGGCATCGCCATCTGCTACGACTCGGAATTCCCCCTGCTGGTGCGCGCACAGGCGCTCGCCGGGGCGGACACGATCCTGATTCCGGCCTGCACCGACTCCCTGCACGGCTTCAACCGGGTGCGTCTGTCGGCCCGCGCGCGGGCGCTGGAGAACCAGTGCTTCACCGCCGTCGCGCCGACCACGGGAATGGCGCCCTGGTCCGCCGCCGTGGATGAAAATCGCGGCTATGCCTGCGTCTTCGGCCCGGTCGATCGCGGGTTTCCGGAAGACGGGCTGCTGGCCCGCGGCGCGCTGGATGCGGCGGACCTGCTGTTCGCAACGCTCGATCCCGCCCGCCTCGCCGCCACGCGCGACGACCCAGCCGTCCGCAACCGGACCGACTGGCCGGACGATCCGGCGCCGGCCCGAATCGTCCGCCTGACATGA
- a CDS encoding GNAT family N-acetyltransferase yields MFRAWPYLYEGNEAYERDYVATYAASERAAIVIARDGDAIVGASTCLPLTDEDEAMQAPFRAAGIDPASVFYFGESVLLPAYRGRGVGVAFFREREAHARAVSDAAQAAFCAVIRDNADPRRPTDATTLDVFWRKRGYAPVSGLVCRMRWREIGAAHEVENRLQVWMKPLGGA; encoded by the coding sequence GTGTTCCGCGCCTGGCCCTATCTCTACGAGGGCAACGAGGCTTACGAGCGCGACTATGTCGCGACCTATGCCGCGAGCGAGCGCGCCGCCATCGTGATCGCGCGGGATGGCGATGCGATCGTCGGCGCCTCCACCTGCCTGCCGCTCACCGACGAGGACGAGGCGATGCAGGCGCCGTTCCGCGCCGCCGGGATCGATCCCGCCTCGGTCTTCTATTTCGGTGAGTCGGTCCTGCTGCCGGCCTATCGCGGCCGCGGCGTCGGCGTGGCCTTTTTCCGCGAACGCGAGGCGCACGCGCGGGCGGTTTCCGACGCCGCGCAGGCCGCCTTCTGCGCGGTGATCCGCGACAACGCCGATCCGCGCCGCCCGACGGATGCCACCACACTCGACGTCTTCTGGCGCAAGCGCGGCTACGCGCCGGTGTCCGGTCTCGTCTGCCGCATGCGCTGGCGCGAGATCGGTGCCGCGCATGAGGTGGAAAACCGCCTCCAGGTGTGGATGAAGCCACTCGGCGGCGCATGA
- a CDS encoding c-type cytochrome: MPHSKKTIFRRAPLWAATLLIALTSGAVGIEAAFGQEAGGYMPTPTAAKPEAFPALPEPVTKGMSQAEIAQVRRGEYLTAAADCMPCHTAPGAKPFSGGLSFVTPFGTLYSPNITPAKTTGIGKWTPRQFYNALHYGVSPGSSLGVFPKYLYPAMPYTSYAKLTRPDVMAIKAYLDAIPAVHAPHAPNRLGFPFNIRAMLLGWRIMFFSTAPVHYKKDWSPAVRNGAYLAEALGHCSECHSPRNLLFAIKSGDTLAGAQILGEPWYAPNISSSKTYGVGGWSRKDLVDYLHEGGNMNRGSAFGPMQSVVDYSLSQLPRQDVDDLAAYLQTATPPRENPVKKVALAPGELAQGKALYDDNCAACHQADGKGVKDVFPNLAGNDAVTNGPSDNVIGIVLGGMIPWHANGPAMPAFGSMLNDAQIAAIANYVRTAWGNKGVTDADAAKVLGIRASTPPHDIALADADYLDLPPIASAAARRMNCPLLTKDLVSPGHGTMEIMQGVTPATLGNRTRMLVAAIRKAYPDITQKRMAEFLTAAYCPVVAQERGLSLGEKKKAIQRFLSEAASMDTAARKGS, translated from the coding sequence ATGCCGCATTCAAAAAAGACGATTTTTCGCCGCGCTCCGCTCTGGGCCGCCACACTTCTCATTGCATTGACCAGCGGCGCCGTCGGCATTGAGGCTGCGTTCGGCCAGGAGGCGGGCGGCTACATGCCGACGCCGACGGCGGCGAAGCCAGAGGCGTTTCCGGCGCTGCCCGAACCCGTGACCAAGGGCATGAGCCAGGCGGAGATCGCGCAGGTGCGGCGCGGCGAATATCTCACTGCCGCGGCGGACTGCATGCCCTGCCACACGGCACCGGGAGCAAAGCCTTTCTCCGGCGGACTGTCCTTCGTCACCCCGTTCGGCACGCTCTACTCACCCAACATCACCCCGGCCAAGACGACCGGCATCGGCAAATGGACGCCGCGGCAATTCTACAATGCCCTGCATTACGGCGTCTCGCCCGGCAGTTCGCTGGGCGTGTTTCCGAAATATCTCTATCCGGCGATGCCCTACACATCCTATGCAAAGCTGACGAGGCCGGATGTGATGGCCATCAAGGCCTATCTCGACGCCATACCTGCCGTGCACGCACCGCATGCACCGAACCGGCTCGGCTTCCCGTTCAACATCCGCGCGATGCTGCTCGGCTGGCGCATCATGTTCTTCAGCACCGCGCCGGTCCATTACAAGAAGGACTGGTCGCCCGCGGTGCGCAACGGCGCCTATCTCGCCGAAGCCCTCGGCCATTGCAGCGAGTGTCATTCGCCGCGCAACCTGCTGTTCGCCATCAAGTCGGGCGATACGCTGGCCGGAGCGCAGATCCTCGGCGAGCCCTGGTATGCGCCGAACATATCCTCCTCGAAGACCTATGGCGTCGGCGGGTGGAGCCGGAAGGACCTGGTCGACTACCTGCATGAGGGCGGCAACATGAACCGTGGCTCGGCATTCGGGCCGATGCAGTCGGTTGTGGATTACAGCCTGAGCCAGCTCCCGCGGCAGGATGTCGACGATCTTGCCGCCTATCTGCAGACCGCGACGCCGCCGCGCGAGAACCCGGTGAAGAAGGTGGCGCTTGCCCCGGGCGAGCTCGCGCAGGGCAAGGCGCTCTACGACGACAACTGCGCCGCCTGCCACCAAGCGGACGGCAAGGGCGTGAAGGACGTGTTCCCGAATCTCGCCGGGAATGACGCGGTGACCAACGGCCCGTCGGACAACGTGATCGGCATCGTGCTCGGCGGAATGATCCCCTGGCACGCCAACGGCCCGGCCATGCCCGCCTTCGGTTCGATGCTGAACGACGCCCAGATCGCCGCGATCGCCAACTACGTGCGCACCGCCTGGGGTAACAAGGGCGTGACCGATGCCGATGCCGCCAAGGTGCTGGGCATCCGCGCATCGACCCCGCCGCACGACATCGCGCTGGCCGACGCCGACTATCTCGACCTGCCGCCGATCGCCTCCGCCGCCGCGCGCAGGATGAACTGCCCGCTGCTGACGAAGGACCTCGTCTCGCCCGGCCACGGCACGATGGAGATTATGCAGGGCGTCACGCCGGCAACGCTCGGCAACCGCACCCGCATGCTGGTCGCCGCGATCCGCAAGGCCTATCCGGACATTACCCAGAAGCGCATGGCGGAATTCCTGACGGCGGCCTATTGCCCGGTCGTGGCGCAGGAACGCGGCCTGTCGCTCGGGGAGAAGAAGAAGGCGATCCAGCGCTTCCTCTCCGAGGCGGCGTCGATGGACACGGCCGCCAGGAAGGGGAGCTGA
- a CDS encoding tyrosine-type recombinase/integrase encodes MASIRLTDTAIRKAIQEACDAGTRIELTDITTPGLRIRVNRDGGAAWSVMTRDQTGRNRRFSLGEFPTVGISQAREQAGITKHKVRHDGVDPVAEKRAARQQAEAEKNAEPEMTLIDLVRLWGQQTGSDKRRAWIDRHRRISDVFKTLADRPAKGLTSEQIQIVADGWPSPSSAAAAVRYLRPILKWGAKRKYVSAEAALIEPTRKPEKRGRYLSKPELAAVVPYLRQNAERSTRAAVMLLLLYTATRLNEAVQAVWAEFDLEADQPTWTIPGERIKNTRPGKQKSDHVIPLPRQTAEFLRSIRKGRTTGFVFAGPKGGLPSKWDWFSKKVMAETGTSGWTRHDLRRTAATWMGELGIPPHVTEAVLNHADIHSNLSGVYNKSRYSTQAKLALEVWSDFLDGV; translated from the coding sequence ATGGCATCGATCAGACTGACCGACACCGCGATACGGAAGGCGATACAAGAAGCTTGTGACGCCGGAACACGCATCGAGTTGACAGACATCACAACCCCCGGACTTCGAATTCGAGTGAATCGTGACGGTGGCGCGGCCTGGTCCGTCATGACCCGAGACCAGACCGGACGAAACAGACGTTTCAGCCTCGGTGAGTTTCCTACAGTTGGAATCTCGCAAGCTAGGGAACAGGCTGGCATCACAAAACACAAAGTCCGTCATGACGGCGTTGATCCCGTTGCGGAGAAGCGGGCGGCCCGGCAACAGGCCGAAGCAGAGAAAAATGCGGAACCGGAAATGACGCTGATCGACCTTGTTCGGCTCTGGGGCCAGCAAACCGGATCGGACAAGCGGCGGGCATGGATAGACCGGCACAGGCGAATTTCTGACGTATTCAAAACATTGGCCGACCGGCCTGCAAAGGGGTTGACCAGCGAGCAGATACAGATCGTTGCCGATGGCTGGCCATCCCCATCGTCAGCAGCCGCTGCCGTCAGATATCTGCGTCCAATCCTGAAATGGGGAGCAAAACGGAAATACGTTTCAGCCGAAGCGGCCTTGATCGAGCCGACCAGGAAGCCGGAGAAGCGGGGAAGATATCTGTCAAAACCGGAATTGGCTGCGGTCGTTCCATATCTCCGGCAAAATGCGGAGCGATCGACCCGTGCCGCCGTGATGCTGCTCTTATTATATACGGCAACCCGTCTCAACGAAGCGGTGCAGGCGGTATGGGCCGAATTCGATCTTGAGGCCGACCAGCCGACCTGGACGATCCCCGGTGAGAGGATAAAGAACACCAGGCCGGGGAAACAAAAGAGCGATCATGTCATCCCACTTCCCCGGCAGACCGCCGAATTTCTCCGGTCGATCCGGAAGGGGCGGACAACAGGATTTGTGTTCGCCGGGCCAAAAGGCGGGTTACCATCGAAATGGGACTGGTTCAGCAAGAAAGTTATGGCGGAGACTGGAACCAGCGGTTGGACCAGGCATGACCTGCGGCGGACGGCGGCAACCTGGATGGGCGAGTTGGGCATTCCACCTCATGTCACCGAAGCCGTCCTGAACCACGCGGATATCCACTCAAACTTGTCCGGTGTCTATAATAAGTCTCGATACAGCACACAGGCTAAGCTCGCCCTCGAAGTATGGTCAGATTTTTTGGATGGGGTTTGA
- a CDS encoding YqcI/YcgG family protein, with product MDWPAANHITEVCPDGATGRLFTYDAVVGLAQPESRWFADAFHGFLQIVDEDGFPCLFAKKSLKDKSPLFLFCEPCVGEEGMELHAGLLRYTRFVRDTVVVKRLYTPLIVFFHQAYTAMAVSPHSAAWQALQWAHDRDSDPWPWDVPLDPEDPNWSYCFGGVQLFINISCATHSIIKSRNLGRYLTLIINPRQNFDVVANGETRSGRLIREKIRQRSGVYNGGYIPPELGSYGDPNKKEWRQYQLSEPGHNAPEACPFKVKTG from the coding sequence ATGGATTGGCCGGCGGCAAACCACATAACCGAAGTGTGCCCGGATGGCGCGACTGGCCGCCTGTTCACTTATGATGCTGTTGTTGGTTTAGCCCAGCCGGAGAGCAGATGGTTCGCCGATGCATTCCACGGCTTCCTGCAAATTGTCGATGAAGACGGTTTTCCCTGTCTGTTCGCTAAAAAATCACTAAAGGACAAATCTCCCCTGTTCCTGTTTTGCGAGCCCTGCGTCGGCGAAGAAGGGATGGAACTCCATGCCGGATTGTTACGGTACACCCGGTTTGTCAGGGACACGGTTGTTGTCAAGCGGCTATACACCCCCCTGATCGTGTTCTTTCATCAAGCATATACGGCGATGGCTGTCTCACCACATTCGGCAGCCTGGCAGGCTTTACAGTGGGCACATGACAGGGACTCTGACCCCTGGCCGTGGGATGTGCCCCTTGATCCGGAAGATCCGAACTGGTCATATTGTTTCGGCGGCGTGCAGCTGTTCATTAATATCAGTTGTGCAACCCATAGTATCATCAAAAGCCGAAATCTCGGACGATACCTGACGTTGATCATCAACCCACGACAAAACTTTGACGTTGTGGCGAATGGCGAGACCAGAAGTGGGCGCCTGATCAGGGAGAAGATCAGGCAGCGTTCCGGAGTTTACAACGGCGGATATATACCTCCCGAACTTGGATCATATGGCGACCCAAACAAGAAAGAGTGGCGGCAATATCAGCTGTCCGAGCCTGGGCACAACGCGCCCGAAGCATGTCCATTCAAGGTGAAGACAGGTTAA